A stretch of DNA from Cryptomeria japonica chromosome 4, Sugi_1.0, whole genome shotgun sequence:
CAAGATAAGAAAACTGAAACAGAAATAGGACTAAGATAAATATCAAAGCATTAACACAAAAGTAATAAACTCGACACGATTTTGTGCTGAGTGGAAACCCTCAAGATCCAACCAGATCTTGTCATAGGGAGAAAACCACTCCGTTATTGTATTAACCAGTCCAAAAAAATATATCCAAGATTACATCCAGTTTAGCAGCCCTGCTGCAAGGAGTCCAACTCCTAACCTTCCAATGAAAATCAACAAGATCTATGATAGTATATTTGCAATCTTGCAGGCTATACAATCACAGATTTTTATTACAGTCTATAAGATATTCAATTTTATTTCAAAACacaatcttttctttcaaaaattgctCACTCACAATGCCATTTCATATCCATTTATACACACTATGCATCTATAGATGTATGTGCAGTCACAACCAAAAAACTATTTTCAATAACTTCCTGGTATACCCGTTAGGGtttaaaacaaatttaattttACAACTTTGTTTATCTTCAACAAAACTGCCATAAAAAATTTGTTTCTTCCCGTAGATAAACTGCCAACTATCATAAACAAATCATAAAATTTTTGCAATGACAAATCACAAAGATTTACCAGTAGTTACCAAAAACTGTCACGGTTAAGCACCTTCTCAAAGTTTAAACTACGGTAACAAATCTTTGCCCTCTGAGACCTTGTTGAGTTACCCATGAAAGGGTTTCACAAAAATGTGAAATAAACAAAACAATTCAAACATCATCCTTTGTCATAATTTATTTTACTCTTACATCCATCACTAACTCTCGTGAGTTAGGTATTGAGTACATATTACCAAAGTCAATAGTTAAGTGTCAACCCGAAGTCAAATTTTACCACGACAACCTTATGAATTTAAACACACGTGGCTTTACTGATTTGTCATAAGGACAAAATGAATCAACAAATTCAAAATAACCACAGCTCGAGCAGCTAGAGCCTCAGCCGTAGCAACAAGGATGACGCCAGTGAAGCTGAAGAGATTTATGCCCTGTTCGAGGAAGGCGATGTTTTTGCCAATGTCAAATTTGGTGATTCAATTAATAACCTTGCGAGTGGGTTGGATGTATGCAGTCGAGGAGGACCTTTTAAAGGAAGAGACAGTGACATTGAACCTCCAATAGCACCGCTTTCTCCCGCTTGGATCTCACAACAGTCTTCGCACGGAAATGATAAGGTCAAAAGGGAGGAGAACTTGCATTAGACAGATGAAAGTGATAGGCAAGTAGTCACGACAATTGAAGAGACAAAGACAACTTAAGACTTTGCAGAAGTCGCGGTTTTGGAGTTGAACCAAATCTGCGGTATTGTGGCCAAAGACGATGTTAGGGCTCGTGCAGAGAAGGATGACTCGAAATAGACCGTGGAAAGCCAAATGGCGGAATCAGCGACCTCTAAGACTGTGTCGAGCGATGTGATTATCGACAAAGTTGCCTCTAGTGTGCGGGATCCGGCTGTGGAGGTCAAGGGCGAGATAATGCTAGCTGTTTGGATGCAAACTCAGCAGGACAAGGCTCCACGGATGCCACGTTGGACCAGGAAAGAAATCCTCATGCTAATCATGGGTAACAAGGAGGAAAATGAGATCTTTATGAGAGAACTAATTAGCAATACTTCAGATGCTCTTGATAAGATTTGTTTCGAGAGACTCACTGACAAGTCGAAATTGGACTCTCTGCCCAAGTTGTTCATTCACATTGTTCCAAATAAGGATTTGAATGAGGAAAGAAGCTACTTGGCACAGAGTTTTGAGGATAATGTTTTGTACATTATGGAGAGCATTAGTAGTTCAAAAATTGAGACAACTCTATGGTCCATGGAATGGGGAATTGCAGAGAATTTTTGTTCAGATTTGATGAAGATTGCAAAGGCTCTGTTCAGCGATGCATATAATGGTTTTTAATGGCCTGATAAATGCGGAACAGAGGTTCGGATAAGTGTGTCAGAAGACAACATggttatttttgaaaatatttaattgATAGATTTTATTGAATCCGACAGATTTTGGAGAAGGCTCATTCAAAGTTTTCGTGAATAGTCTTTGGCAAAATTAAAATCTTCAATAGGCCTGGTTGTGATATGAGAATTGAAGTGGAAGCAGGGATGTCAGAGTGTATGGCTATAACGGTTGGCCTTcacaggggagattgttgggtatatgaagcccaacagtcacatggttgtttgtcttcctcagaagactcttcatttcatatcttaGATGTCTATATAAATGACTGAGTGTAGTCATGTATGttgtagaattgatattggttaataagataattccctgcatttctggtggacgtagccacttagtggtgaaccacattaaaccTTGTGTTATGTGTTTCTTTTCTATTGTTTTATTTTCATTTCTCTGTTCGTTTTAATCTTTACACATTGTTTATGCTTCATATCTCACAACATTGAAGTACCATATTTTGCAGCTCatttttcatctttatttttgtttcaattttcTATTGTGCCTATTCTTTGTGCTTTCTTGAGGTTGGATGTAATCCatagacaatattttctatttCACCAGTATATTTTAGTGTTTATATTACTAAACCTGTAGGTAGAAGAGGCACCTTAGGTCACTTTAATAATGTTTTTACTTAGAGGTAatctttcaaatatattaagcaaaTGTGAAATAATATGCACTAAGTTCAAATGTATTCATAGCCTCCTAGATATTTTAGGGATGTTTAATTATCTTTTTAAGATAGTAAGATGTGTTGAGTAAAGAAGAGGTAGTTCATGTATAAGATTTCCTTTAAGGAGAATTCAAAGCTTTTTATTTGTTAGGACTTTTCACTTCTTTTAgactaatataatttatttatttaataattaattatttatgtgtacatatttaatatttatgaaaaGGGTTACCTTGGATATCTAAATGTCATTGTAGATACTTATAATTGTTATTTTCTATGTGACTTGATGTTTTGCATCAATGGTATAAGATGAGACGAACTATTGTAAGACATCATTCAACACTTGTCATGAAGTGGAAAGAGTGTCTATGACATTGTAAGAGATATACGAAATCAAATATGCTGATGTGTAAGAAGTTAGTTGTCTTTTGTGGACTTGATGAGTTGTTATTTTGTTCTCTAGTGGGTTATTTTTATCTTATAGTAAAGTTAGATCATCAAGCTCATGAGAAAGGTCTTGAATCTTCTAGAAAGATACTCATAGCtccaaaatatattacataaggTATCTTTTGTATGTTGACTATTTGGCTCATAGTTTGAGTCCATTATATTGAAAACCACTTACAACTTTATAAATTACATTTCTATATATGCTAGATGCAACAAATAGTAGTATGTATGGTTGTTTTATAAATTATTTTGGATTCCTATTAGATTGAACTAGAAAGATGTGTTGATTTAAACCACATTCGTGATAATACAAGTTTGCAGCTCTTTGATGATTGGATATTTTACTTGAAATAAATTTATCCATGTATATTAGTGTTCTTATGCTAGTACATTTTTTCAATTTTACTATGCTATTTCTATTTTCATACATGTTCTATCACGTTAATGAATTTCTAAGCACTAATGCTCAATAGTTATAATTATATTTGTACCCACATTATCAACATTTGTATCAAAACCTCGTTGGCTCAACTAGTGAGCAATGGCTTTCTTCAGTCTTGTTGCATTTCTTACTATAGTGGTACCTTCTATATTTTGTGTAAATGAGATTTTGGTGATATAAATCATGGAAAATACATCACATATGAATATTAAGAATCTTAGTGACGCATGATTTATAAGTTAAAAATAGAAGATTTATTAGAAGGAAAAGATAAATGGATAGTAGTGAAAAATGAGATGAAACTTAAAATTGTATTTGAAATATACTAGGAAGGGTTGACAAGAAAGCACAACATATTGTAATTTTGTGTATTTGTAATTTCATTCACACGGATGTTTCTAATGGAACTACCACTTTTAAGTTGTGGAAGAGAATATGAAAAATGTAGTGGACAAATAGtctcattaaaaatatatatattaaaaaaatatattcattgAAAATGAAGGAGAGCATATTGTGAAACActtgaataattttaatttaattttaaaaagttaTAGTTTGATATTGCTAACATTGAGTAAGAGGTTAATGTGTTTTACTACTTTATTCATCAACTAATTCTTGGGAAAATTTAATTGTTTCTATTAGTGATTCTAAAACGGATCTAAGATCAGATTACTTTGTTGCCACTTGGCTTACAAAAGAGATATACAAATGGAAATATGATGATAGTTTAAAAGAGGCATTAAATATTATATGAATACTTAATGAAAAAAGTGGATAAGTGTAGGACCATGATGAGCTAATATAGTAACAATAGGGTGAAATATACGTTTTCACTTAGCTAAAACCCAAATTTggtatttgaatttttctttgggtTGGGTGAAAAGTGAGTTTTGGTTTGGTAAAAACTAATTCAAAATAAATATCCATTTATAAAATATATCCATTTATAAATAATAGATATCTATTATAAGAGAAAATATATGTCTATATAAAATAGACATCCATCTTGTACATGTGAAAAAAAAAGGAGTATTTCATTTTGCCAAAGTGACCTATAGGAGAGGAGAAAGTCTAGTAGAATAGATGTTTAAATCATATAATTCATATCATTTTTTACATCATCATATGTGCTTGCATTAGCCATAGTGTAGAGGTAAAGTtttgttttttctctttttaaaaaaaaaaaatctattcaaGTTTTTTATTATGATTTAGGTTTTCATTTCTAAttgtataatttaatttaaaaatatattttttatgtttataaatgCATTAGTAAAATGGATGAGGAAAGTCAAAACCAAAAACACTCCCCCACCAACCCATCCTCCACCAAACCTTCCTCCAAGTGAAAAAAGTGAGAAAATATTAgtgaaattaataaaattaaataaatatatcatCAAAATATTGATTAGCTCCAATTACATCCATCTAAGACGAATTTTTTTCCAATGAAACCTTACAAGCCAACACAAGACATTTCAATAATGAAAATACGCCAATAGGGAAGAACATTATATTGGCTTTTCATATGATCAAATAAAAGACTTAGACACAACCAAATTCATGATAGAAATTGATTTTGTGAATCTTAAAACTGTATTACATGTTGATGTAAGTAAGCCAAATTTTTCCATAAAATGGTGAACACATGATGGTATGCCAAATAATTTTGTGACCACtagtggatggtttttgataaaccacccaacaaaaatcttgatgTCCCTCTTTATTTCCTAGTATACTATACAAATATTTAATTTTAGACACCATATCGACTCTTTTGACTTGAGAGATTTCCAAGGAGTTGGTAGATTATGTAGATGTAATGGTGGATAAACATAATCCACTACACAATTTTACATGGAtggaaaaaaagaaaggaaagctAGCTAACTTCTGATAATTCAAATGGCGGAGAAGAGAAAAATGATATTCATGAGTAGTAACAAAACACTCTTCAAAGGTGATGTACTTGATCAAGTGATAACTAACAAATCCCCATGAAGGCAGTAGGTTCTCCACGCTAAAACCATTTTGATATCATTTAAACTATTGTTTTTACtctcaaataataaatatataatattatatatctaTTTATGGCTTAATTGGGGAACTTTTTCACCCTCACAATTCAAACTAGTCACATGAGCTATCAATTCTTTTCACACCTTCATGTTTATGCCACCCACCTTAACCCTACCCATTCTCTAGCTACTCATGAACTCGGATAAGAACTCTTTATCCTTtccatttataattttaaaaaaaggaGTAATTCTTCCTTTTTCAAAAATATCCAAACTTGGGTATTCTTCTCCAAGGAAACAAAAGATGTGGGTTCCACTCTCACACATTGGCCACCAATGATGGATACTCTCTCActtttagaaataaaaaatagaaagattTTGAAACCCAAAGAACACAAGCAAGAAACACTTTTGGTAGAtcgttccaaaaaaaaaaaaaaaaaaatcaatatctaATCAAATAGCCACTTAAAGGTTCTCACATCATTGCCACATgaaaatgatattgcaatgatctaTGATTCCATTCAAATCACATGTTCCTTTGTTTCCCTCAATGTCATAACAATAGGAGAGACCATTTCTGAGGGGTCATCATGCATACACCCAAAATGGGAATTAATAAAACCTATAGAGATCCCCTCAAGATAATTCATGTTACATAATCTACCATAATTATTCCTCTTTCCTCTTATTCCCACATGTCATCCATCACTTCTCATTTCATATTCTAAACTTAATTTAcacttattttttttaatatacttCACACTAAGACCATGAACATATGGTTAAGACTATGAAATACTTTTGGTTTCTTCTATAGCCGCAACAATATATTCAAACATTGTGAGCAGGCTCCTTGAATCTTTTCAACTATCCTCCTATCTTCAATAAATCTAcaatttagaatcttccatacaCACAATTTCAAAGGAGGCCTCGTGTTTGCTTTGGTTTTGTTACTCCTACAACCTTTAGAAAGATGCACAGATGCGTTTTGTATGATGTTGCATCTACAGGTTAAGGGGACCCATTCTCTACAAACTCTCAAATATTTTGAAAGCTAAACAAGGCTTTCATTGTGATTGACCAATATTTATAATTCTTCCTATTAAACTGAGGAATCGAAAAATTTACAAGACTTGTTTTTAAGAAAATGACTGAAGAATCTAAAACAGGagaaaataagaataaaaaaaCAACTCAAACATAAGGACAGCTCCTCAACATAACTTCATCTCTTTCTATTATAAACCCAGATAAATTACACAGTGGAAGACGAAAAAAAAAAGCAGAGCTGCTGTTGTTACACAAAAAAGCTTAATACATATTTATCACTTAAAAATCACTATTCTTATTCAGAAAGCAGAGCTGCTGCTCTTTTCTAAACACAAAGTATCCTATTCTCTGCTATATCTAAAATACACAATATAACAGAACAATATATTAAAATCATAGATATTTTCATAAATCAAAGGCATGATGCACATGGACTACTAAGAATACTAAATATGCTGATAAGTTTAAAAAGATGGAAGGAAGGATATAAGGATAAGGGAATTGGTAACAAAATTCTTCATATAATAATGGAGTAATGGCATCTTGTCTGCTGAGTTGAAGGATGAACAGGAAataaaataattatgatggtaTCAACTGTTCCAACAATTATAAGTATAGAGAAATTAAAGGCAACTACGGTCCCTCACAGTTACCATCAAATCGATAACAATAAGCAAAGGCAAAGCCAATTAAAGGGATTACCTTAAATGTGATTTCCCTCTTTTTGATGATCAGCAAATTACTCTTGAATTATGTTTAAACCTTGATTGCTTCAATAATCTTCAACTTTGAAAGTCCAGGTAACTCCACTATCTTCACTAcgttgaaatttgaaagttgaagcAGTTTCATCAATTCATGTGTGCTCCTCTCTTTTCCTCCGTTGGCAAGGGCAATCATAACCAGATCGAAAACAATTTCAATAGATTTATAGGAATTTGAGTCTTCTGCCGTCATGATTTCTGCCAGTATCAGTCGTCCACTTTTAGGCAAAGCCTTGTGGCAATTTTGAAGTATCTTTATGCAGCTCTCGTCATCCCAGTCTGTCAATACATTCTATAGCACCCACACATAATACAATGAATAAATAAAAAGTTAAAGAGTAAtgttttttaataaattcatttcgaaTTATGTTTTACTGAGTGCAAGGTTCAGTTATCATAAGGATCACGCCCAGATCAAATTTGGTCTAATAGGTACCACTCCATCCTTGACTGTCAGTCCATAAAATTTCAGACTAAAAACTTGTACTATCAAATCATAGTTACACCTTCCCATGTCAATTTTTTATAGAAATCctcaatataaaataaaataaaataaaataaaataaaaactttattAACCTTCTGAATGTCTATAAACCAGTTAATTTGAACATAAGGCCTGATCTCCGTTATCATAAACAGCTGATACGTTGTAGTGATCCAACCCAGATACTTATTATTAAGATAGCAAGCTCTCGTAGTGATCTAACCCTAGACTAAGGTATCATGCACCTCAGCCAGTAAGAGCTAAATTAGAACTCAAATTAGAATTGAATAAAAGAAATAAAGAAACACAGAAACGTGTTGCGTTAAAGTATTAAAGAAATCAAAAGTAGCAACGTTTATTATACAAAGAAAAATTGCTTGTGGTAAGTACAGAAGAAATAAAGAGTGGATTTACCTGGAACTGATGGGGCAGTCtgaacaacatgaggaagatcaaAATTAATTCCATGGATGTGGGGATAAGCCTTCACAATGTGTGCCAAAGCCGTTCCTTTTCCTCCTCCCACATCAACCAAAgttttaacctccttgaaaccgTCATAGCCGCTCAGGATTTTTCCCATTAGAAGAATCGTAATCGTCGACATGGAATTGTTGAAAACGTCGTTGACAGTCGAGGCTTCCTTCTCGTATGTCCACAAGTCCTTTCCATGAGCCTTCTCGAATGCATTGCAGTCTTGAAGCACACTTTCATGAAGATGCTGCCATGGCGCCATTAAGACCGGGTGTGTGAGCATGAGGAGGAGTGGCTCTTGGATTCACCAGTAGACCAAGAGCCCATTCACATAAACTTATATTTTATTGTTACTGTTATAATAAAATGGTAAAATGTTATTGTATTTGTATtggttaaatttaattttttattattgaaaTTTCTAATATTTAATAAAGGTTTGGATTAAATTAttgtcttcattttttattttatgtgaAAAATCTAATTCATTAGAAGTATTTTGTATTTGCcttgaataaatattttagttAGGGAGGTTGATCTACTTGTCAACTATCTATTTTcttaaaattttcactttcaatgtATTTATGCATTCGTTAGAAGTCTTTTGTATATGCCTTCATTAAATATTTTAGCTAGGGAGATTAATCTACTCATCAAATgtctattttcttaaatttttcactTTCAACGTATTTATGCATGTTTTGATTCCTTTTGGATTTTTCCCCTTGTGTCATTATAGATTATGTCAAATAAGTATGAcccacaatttgacacatttcttGAATGCTCCAAGAGTGTCTGCATTGGTGAACTATTTGTAGATTTTTTGTAAAGTAgcttttacaattttatttttttcagttGGTGGCCATGTAATGATTATactaaattatattttattgttatGATAAAATGTTAAAGAAATATTTCATTATTATTGATTAAGTTTTactttttattattgaatttttatttatttaacaatgGTTTGAATGATAATTCGGCCTTCTTCTGTCTATATATCCTTAATTGCAAGATTTCTCTTCTTCCATCTATGCATTTGGGCCTCTCTCTCACTGTTGGCAAGGTGGATAATTCGGTCTGGGTGGGCCTGCTACAAAAAATTTAGAGAAAACTTGCTCGAGGAAAAAGTGTAGTCCTTAGCAGTGCTAGGAAGCTCCAACTCCTAAAAGCTTCCTTGCAGAGTACTTTGTTTTACCATCTCTCTCTATTTCACATCCTTGTCTCTTGGGCTAATAAATTAGATTGAATCCAAAGGATATTCTTCTAGGCAAGGGTGGAGCAAATGAAATAGAATATCCCTCATGGAGTGGGAAAAAGTTTGCTATATGAAACATGTTGGGGGGTTTCATATTAGAGGTTCTAGGCCCCTCAATGAAGCCTTTTTAGCTAAGATTGGTCGGAGCCTCTTATCTGCAGTTGTGAAGTGGACCTCAATAATGGAAAATAAGTATCTTAATGGGAGAGTTCCGACTTTCCTAGATTCAAATATTGTGCCTAAAGGATCTCATATATGGAACAATCTTCTCAAGATTCATGATCTACTCTTTAAAGGTTTGATCTAGCAACTTCGCAATGGTCAGAATATTAGGTTCTAAAAGCACGCGTGCATCTCCTCCATTCCCCTTGAATTCCATCCTATTTGTGCAGTAGTCGAAGTTGATATGTCTACTAGTCTTGGGACCCATCTATGTGATTATCAGGTTCCTCATTCATCACCCATGGAGTGGATATTCAAAACCCCTAATTTTACCCAACCAAAGAAGTGCGTTGTGGAAGAGCTTCTCAAAATCCTCAATACTGTCAAATTTTACAAGAGGGCTGACAATGATGTATTAGTTTGGGCTCCCTCAAAGGATGGTAATTTCATGGTTAAATCTAGCTTTGAGATCACCTCACTCTCTCCAGCACCCCTTTTCAAGTGGGAATTTATTTGGAGAATGAATACTATGCCcaaagtttgttttctctggtggatTGTTTGTAATGGCAAAATTTTAACTATGGATAACCTCAAGAGACGTGGCTTCCGGTTGGCCAATAAATGTGCTCTTTGTGGAAGGGATAATGAAAGTATTGAACATATTTTGTTCCTTTGTCCCTTCTCCTAGAATGTTATACAAAAGATTATTGAAACATTTTTTTCTTGGATTGGGTGTGGAACTTCCTACTAAGGATAATCTTATGGGTGGGTTTAAGCCTTCCAATCATTCCCTATCTCTTGAGTTATGAAGGCAATAGTTATTCCACAGTGGTTGGAGCTtgtggaaagaaataaataatagaatCTTTAGGGAAAGAAGGTGTGGACAGGAGGAGTTATCCAACAGGATTATTTCCAATGTCAAGGAGAATATGATTTGTTTTATGAAGTGGAGACATTCTCATCCTCCACTTCCTTTGGATTCAATGATCACTAGATCTTGGGATTTGGAGTCAACCCTATTAGATTTTCTACCCCTCCTGTTGGATTCCAAAATTCTATTAAATATACCCTCCCTGACACCGATTGGCTAAAGAAAAATTTTGATGGGTCTTCCCATGGTAACCTAGGTCGAGCAGAAGGGGGTAGTGTGATCAGATACTCACATGGTAACCTTATCCTTGCCTATGTGGTGAACTTTGGTGTCCAAACCTCTAGCGTGACTAAGGTGGTTACATTTTTTCATGGGTTAGTTGTTGTGAGAGAGAAGGGTCTGAGATGAATTATTGTTGAAGATGAATCTCATAATATAAGCATGATGCTTAATGGAGTGGCTAAACCGGACTGGAAAACTAATCCTCTCATTTCCAAGTTGTGCTATCCCTACTACTCTTGGTGACGTTAGCTTTTGCCTTATGtggtgtgagggaaactatgt
This window harbors:
- the LOC131032894 gene encoding myricetin 3-O-methyltransferase 3-like; its protein translation is MELILIFLMLFRLPHQFQNVLTDWDDESCIKILQNCHKALPKSGRLILAEIMTAEDSNSYKSIEIVFDLVMIALANGGKERSTHELMKLLQLSNFNVVKIVELPGLSKLKIIEAIKV